In the Deferribacterota bacterium genome, AATTTGGCTCATTTGAACTGCGTATTTATAGTTTAATGTATTTATTAGCCATAATTATTGCTTTATATTTTTGCAAGAAAAAGAGCATATCCTTAGGGTATAAAAAAGATTTAATTGAAAATGCCATTATTATAACATTTATTGGTGCAATAGTTGGCGCTAGGTTTTACTATGTATTATTTAACTATGGATATTATAGAGAGCATTTTTTTGAGATATTTGCTCTTTGGCAGGGCGGTCTAGCTATACATGGGGGGATCATTGGGGGTTTTATTGCAGCTATTTTTTATTGTAAATACAAGAAAATTAGTTTATTTGCCTTTGGAGATATGATTTTACCCTTTCTCTTACTTGGTCAGGCTTTGGGAAGGTTTGGAAACTTTACAAATGGAGAAGCTCATGGGGTGCCAACATTTATACCACCTTCAATAATTTTTTCATTGAAAAATAGATTTTATGATTTTTGGAATGTTGTGTTAACGACCTTTGATGTAGAGAATTCCTACAGAGGTTTTCATAAATTATATCAAATGATTAAAGATAAAGGTCAGCTTAAAGTTTTCTTTGAAGGCAAGGCTTATATTTTAAAAGAATATGTCCCTTGGGGGGTTAAGTTTCCAGAGAAATATATGTCGCCAGCATATAGGCAATTTGATTCTATGCCCCTT is a window encoding:
- the lgt gene encoding prolipoprotein diacylglyceryl transferase, translated to MYPYLIKFGSFELRIYSLMYLLAIIIALYFCKKKSISLGYKKDLIENAIIITFIGAIVGARFYYVLFNYGYYREHFFEIFALWQGGLAIHGGIIGGFIAAIFYCKYKKISLFAFGDMILPFLLLGQALGRFGNFTNGEAHGVPTFIPPSIIFSLKNRFYDFWNVVLTTFDVENSYRGFHKLYQMIKDKGQLKVFFEGKAYILKEYVPWGVKFPEKYMSPAYRQFDSMPLHPTFFYEMILNFICAGILIYLWKDNKNIGKGTIVGLYLIFYAIIRGFVTFFRADDLMIGYFRAPHIASFIMLIIGFLIIFVRGKNLQ